The DNA region GCGGAGAGGGAAAATTCGCCATGAATCTGAAGGGCTTTTTTAGAGATGCTACACCGGCGCTTGCTCGTTTCCGTTTGCTCGCGCCCGCACAGTCCTCGTTCGATCCCTCGCTGCCGGCGAATTTTCCTCCAGAACGGGGGCTCCGGTCCACTTTTGCAACTGATTTCGCGGATGTCCGCACGCTTTCGGCTTTTTTCCCCAAAAGCATCGCCCTGTAGTTTTTCCTGACCCTTGCACCATTCTTGGACTCCCCCTCCTCGGAACAAGGGGTGTTTAAAGTGCTTCTCGATTCCTCGTGACAGGCAGGGTGTTTTTGAACGGAGCTCTCCGTGACTTTGCAGTGGTCAGTTTCCTTTGAATCGTTACTGATGCGCTGGCCATCGGCGTCGTCATCCTTGCATTGATATTCCGGAGGATGATTTGCATATTCGTATTCGTCGAAGGTGTCCTCGACTTTAATCTTCACGCTGTTGAGTAAAAATGGTGGCGTTTTTACTGCCCTGTTGCCCTCGTTGTTAAAGGCTGAGGTACTAATGGGCTCCTCGCTCTCTGTTTTGATAGGTTTCAGAGGTGAAGGTAGTTTGAGGGAAGTTTTTGCTTCCCTCTTGGAATTTGTCGCTAATGAAAGATTGCTGTCAGAAGACTTACAAACCGTTATTTCTTTGTCCGGAACACAGTGGGAGATCAAGGCTTGGGAGCATTTGTTTGCAGAACCCGGTATTCTTTGTTGGGGAAACGCCTTGTTTCCATTTGCATTAGGTGTAAGCACGGTCTCTTTAATTCTGTTAGCGACAGAGTCTGTTGTCTTTGGATCGTTTGAGAATTCAAGGCGCGATGGTGCTTCAGAGCCCTCCTTTTGTCTTAAATCCGAGAAGCAGGTCCGCACGGGGCAGAACTTCTGCACTTTCGCGGCGTCGCCATCCTCGTGCGCGTCCCTGGACGACGAGAAGTCCGGTTTCTGGGTTTTGCGAGCTCGCTCGCTGTCCAAAGCAGTCGTTACTCCTTGGTCGGCGGCGATGTTCTGCGCGTTGGGCCTGTAGTGAAAAGTTGGCTGTAAGAGCAGAGGTGCTTTTGTGTTGAGACTCGAGAACCTCGCACGCCTGAAACGAATGCTCTGCACTGAAACTTGACTGGACACAGAGCTCGAATCAGACTGAGAGGAGCTCTCTTCATCGCTGCTGACATCTGAAGAATCCGAGAGAGAgtcatcttcctcctcctcctcctcctcgtccgAAGTCCCGGAGTTGCTGGTGGTAGAGAAACTCGAGCCGAAATCCGAATCGTTGTTCACCCGTTCCGAGACGGAGCTCGATTCCGTGTCGCTGCTGCAGCTTTCCTGAAAATGTCCGGCGTGCCGAGGATCGACGTACAATCCATGCTCGAGGTGGTGAAACTGGCTTAAAGATCCGTTGGGAACTTTGGGTTTACAGCACTTTGGGACGACCAAAACCGGATGGCTTCGCCTGCTCCTCGACCAAAACTGCCTCGCGCTGCTCTCGCGCTTCCTCTTCCTTTTGTAAAGCAGGTCTGCGTTGCCTTGGTGCTTCGCCTGCGCCGCAATGGCGGACTGATAGAGCAGCGGCTGCCGATTCACGACGTGCCGAAAAAGCGCGTGTTTCTGATTAAAAGCCACACAGTTGTCAGGTATTTGATCTGTTTCATAGTTTTTAAAGGGTGTAGACGCCGACTTCGTGACCGGTTGAAAGCCACGACCGAAGGATTTGCTGTAAATTTGAGGTAGATTCGAGTGAGCGCGAGGGACGGGGTCCTGCCGAAcagctttatttttgaatgagaaAGTCTGAGGAACGCCGTGCAAACTCAACCAAACTTTCTCTCTCCAAAAGTCACTTCTGGCCGAGGTGCGATTTTTGCCGTC from Puntigrus tetrazona isolate hp1 chromosome 24, ASM1883169v1, whole genome shotgun sequence includes:
- the skida1 gene encoding SKI/DACH domain-containing protein 1, producing MKKMGDLESGFEEMQGVKLGYLVIKGKQMFALSQVFTDLLKNIPRTTVHKRMDHLNVKKHHCDLEELRKLKAINSIAFHAAKCTLISREDVEALYFSCKTERVLKSNKKREKTKNSSEKTCDGKNRTSARSDFWREKVWLSLHGVPQTFSFKNKAVRQDPVPRAHSNLPQIYSKSFGRGFQPVTKSASTPFKNYETDQIPDNCVAFNQKHALFRHVVNRQPLLYQSAIAAQAKHQGNADLLYKRKRKRESSARQFWSRSRRSHPVLVVPKCCKPKVPNGSLSQFHHLEHGLYVDPRHAGHFQESCSSDTESSSVSERVNNDSDFGSSFSTTSNSGTSDEEEEEEEDDSLSDSSDVSSDEESSSQSDSSSVSSQVSVQSIRFRRARFSSLNTKAPLLLQPTFHYRPNAQNIAADQGVTTALDSERARKTQKPDFSSSRDAHEDGDAAKVQKFCPVRTCFSDLRQKEGSEAPSRLEFSNDPKTTDSVANRIKETVLTPNANGNKAFPQQRIPGSANKCSQALISHCVPDKEITVCKSSDSNLSLATNSKREAKTSLKLPSPLKPIKTESEEPISTSAFNNEGNRAVKTPPFLLNSVKIKVEDTFDEYEYANHPPEYQCKDDDADGQRISNDSKETDHCKVTESSVQKHPACHEESRSTLNTPCSEEGESKNGARVRKNYRAMLLGKKAESVRTSAKSVAKVDRSPRSGGKFAGSEGSNEDCAGASKRKRASAGVASLKKPFRFMANFPSPPSLVIGSDGDLSPAYSLNSLRSNQLPHRSHPVWRWQLGHSVVPPPPSHKFRKASVIP